A region of Porites lutea chromosome 13, jaPorLute2.1, whole genome shotgun sequence DNA encodes the following proteins:
- the LOC140922435 gene encoding histamine H2 receptor-like, translated as METWFWILGWVLSFLAIAGNGITIFLVCGRGNLRTKTNAFIVSLAVADLCVGLGVIPSLLACDVTNTCYWPKVFPSWIDVVRWLFSYLSVLNLCSLVLDRYIAIIKPFKYITFMTRSRVIQVITSCWIASFTLVALKTALRLCCDTPLTSIVAVVVLMISMEIIPCILQILCFVSMLLHVWKHDRSARTLAKQLRFNHRINFKTHHEKSAVIMMGIVIGVFVVCYGIYLRCSLVVLFDTNASCKDEQYKIPVLVLNSAINPLSYAFFKRDIKKEFRRLICQVVFKKSNQVEPSTSVR; from the coding sequence ATGGAgacctggttttggattcttggaTGGGTTCTTTCGTTTCTTGCCATCGCTGGAAATGGAATAACAATCTTCCTTGTCTGCGGCAGAGGAAATCtccgcaccaaaaccaacgcgtttattgtttcacttgcagTAGCAGATTTGTGTGTTGGTTTGGGCGTTATTCCTTCTCTGTTAGCTTGCGACGTTACAAACACCTGCTACTGGCCTAAGGTTTTTCCTTCATGGATCGATGTCGTAAGGTGGCTGTTTAGCTACTTGTCTGTTTTAAACTTGTGTTCTCTGGTGCTCGACCGTTACATCGCCATCATAAAGCCTTTTAAATACATAACTTTTATGACTCGATCTCGTGTTATTCAAGTGATAACTTCCTGTTGGATAGCGTCATTTACGCTGGTTGCGCTCAAGACCGCACTTCGACTTTGCTGTGACACCCCTCTGACCAGTATCGTTGCAGTTGTGGTTTTAatgatttccatggaaatcatTCCTTGTATTCTGCAGATACTCTGTTTTGTGTCAATGTTACTTCATGTATGGAAACATGATCGGTCAGCACGCACCCTAGCAAAacagttacgttttaaccaCCGGATAAATTTTAAAACCCATCACGAGAAGTCTGCGGTAATAATGATGGGTattgtgataggagtgtttgTTGTGTGCTACGGAATATATTTACGTTGTAGTCTAGTAGTACTATTCGACACAAATGCATCATGTAAAGATGAACAATACAAAATTCCTGTCTTGGTTTTAAATTCAGCCATTAACCCACTGTcttatgcttttttcaaaagagacataaagaaagagtttagaAGACTTATCTGTCAGGtggtttttaagaaaagtaacCAAGTAGAGCCTTCCACTTCAGTACGTTag
- the LOC140922436 gene encoding uncharacterized protein — protein MHDVELNPGPANCSSGDKSEKSNGNVKIAHLNVRSLKCREHFVLVKNAVLENKFDIFTVSETWLNSSVTDLEIEIPGYVIYRIDRQARVGGGVCAYVSRNYRTEYLSDISLITASGFHQLWLKIHARNMKSFLVCTTYRPPDTSLSCFDSDLTENFIYASSFNVPIYLLGDLNCRLENSDDPGAKALVNFCRSYNLSILINTPTRVTETSKSILDVILASDTRQVQTATVMESSISDHELIYVTLRLKKARSKPIYITTRSFKHYCPIDFNNDVSLAPWSIVDVFDDVEDKIYAFDSLFTEILDRHAPVKTFKARCKPNPCVTDNIRGLMKTRDDWRKKAKKTNDPLSWTAYRYFRQEVKREIRIAERDFVAEQIQRNPNNTNNIWKAIRQCVPNKSTSQRTFSKSVKSVADEFNQFFVSVGQSTVDKITSLANECNLTLNQNYFVPRQYASSDQFTLSTVDYKQVERIIAAIPSNKAPGIDKIPIRVIKDCLNPIVHPITSIVNASFQNCVFPSKWKTAEVTPILKEGDHEQANNNRPISLLPVLSKVCERVVHNQLTSYLQSNDTLSKSQSGNKRWHSCETSVIETTDTILNAIDKKKLTAVVLLDMSKAFDSVNHDTLILKLQDVGISSDTLQWFRSYLSNRSQVVRIYSTLSEPLSVTSGVPQGSILGPLLFSIYTNDLPLIPQKCSTQSYVDDTKLITSFELKANLDAIADLEDDLFKIGEWCSNNQLLLNPGKTKLMIFGSRQMRAKFQFRYLSFMGKDIVPTDTAKDLGVTLDSNLTYDEHIIKTASSCMSRLGQINRVKHVFDKLADFCVGLSIIPSLFVCDVTSTCDWPQAFPSWKDVVRWLFSYLSVLNLCSLVLDRYIAIVKPFKYITFMTRSRVIQVITFCWIVSFTLVAFKTALRLCCENPLTSIVAVVVLMISMEIVPCVLQILCFVSMLIHIWKQDRFTILFHTTSCRDENYKIPFLVLNSAINPLVYAFFKRDIKKEFKRLVGDVF, from the exons ATGCATGATGTGGAACTTAACCCTGGACCTGCAAACTGCTCTAGTGGAGACAAGTCAGAAAAGTCAAATGGCAATGTTAAAATCGCACATCTTAATGTTCGCTCGCTCAAATGCCGTGAGCATTTCGTTCTTGTAAAGAATGCGGTACTGGAAAATAAGTTTGATATATTTACCGTATCCGAAACATGGCTCAACAGTTCAGTTACGGATTTGGAGATAGAAATCCCTGGCTATGTTATCTACCGAATTGACCGACAGGCGAGGGTTGGCGGTGGAGTATGTGCTTATGTCTCACGAAATTACAGGACGGAGTACTTGAGTGACATTTCTCTTATCACGGCCTCTGGCTTCCATCAACTGTGGCTAAAAATCCACGCCAGAAACATGAAGTCCTTCCTTGTCTGTACAACCTATAGACCACCGGACACTTCTTTATCTTGTTTCGATTCAGATCTTACAGAGAACTTTATTTATGCCTCGTCGTTTAATGTTCCAATTTATCTATTAGGTGATTTGAACTGCAGACTTGAGAATAGCGACGATCCTGGAGCTAAAGCCCTTGTTAACTTTTGCCGTTCCTATAACTTGTCAATATTGATCAACACACCAACACGAGTTACAGAGACTTCGAAATCAATTTTAGATGTTATCCTTGCATCGGATACAAGACAAGTCCAAACGGCTACAGTTATGGAAAGCTCGATCAGCGACCATGAGCTAATTTATGTCACCTTAAGATTGAAGAAGGCTCGCTCCAAACCCATTTATATTACTACCAGAAGTTTTAAACACTACTGTCCTATTGATTTCAACAACGACGTATCATTGGCACCGTGGTCCATAGTCGATGTTTTCGACGATGTCGAGGATAAAATTTATGCATTTGATTCGCTGTTTACTGAGATACTCGACCGTCATGCTCCAGTTAAAACCTTTAAAGCACGCTGTAAGCCAAACCCATGCGTAACCGACAACATCCGCGGATTGATGAAGACCAGGGATGATTGGcgtaaaaaagcaaagaaaacaaatgaccCGCTATCCTGGACTGCCTACAGATATTTCAGACAGGAAGTAAAGAGGGAAATTAGAATTGCTGAACGAGATTTTGTTGCTGAACAAATCCAAAGGAACCCAAATAACACCAATAATATCTGGAAAGCAATCCGCCAGTGTGTCCCCAATAAATCTACATCTCAGCGAACATTTAGTAAGAGCGTCAAATCTGTTGCAGACGAATTTAACCAGTTCTTCGTATCTGTTGGTCAGAGCACTGTTGACAAAATTACGTCCCTAGCTAATGAATGCAACTTAACACTTAATCAGAATTATTTCGTGCCGAGACAATACGCTTCCTCTGACCAGTTCACACTTAGTACCGTTGATTATAAACAAGTAGAGCGTATAATAGCAGCGATACCTTCAAACAAGGCCCCCGGGATAGATAAAATTCCGATCCGTGTCATCAAAGACTGTCTTAATCCAATTGTTCACCCAATAACGTCTATCGTTAATGCATCCTTTCAAAACTGTGTTTTTCCATCAAAATGGAAAACTGCCGAGGTTACACCCATCCTAAAGGAGGGCGACCATGAACAGGCAAACAACAATAGACCCATCTCACTTCTACCAGTTTTATCGAAGGTTTGCGAAAGGGTAGTACATAATCAACTCACCTCGTATCTGCAATCAAATGACACCCTATCAAAGAGTCAAAGCGGTAACAAGAGATGGCACTCTTGTGAAACATCTGTCATTGAAACAACAGACACAATTCTTAACGCCATCGATAAAAAGAAGTTAACGGCAGTTGTACTATTAGATATGAGCAAAGCCTTTGATAGTGTCAATCATGAcacgttaattttaaaattgcaagatgTCGGAATTTCCAGTGACACTCTCCAATGGTTTCGTAGTTACCTAAGCAACAGGTCACAAGTAGTACGAATCTATTCAACGCTATCTGAGCCTTTGTCTGTGACCAGTGGCGTTCCTCAAGGAAGCATCTTGGGCCCACTTCTTTTTAGCATATATACGAACGATCTTCCATTGATCCCACAGAAATGCAGCACCCAGAGTTATGTAGATGATACGAAACTCATTACTTCCTTCGAGCTTAAAGCCAACCTGGATGCAATTGCTGATTTGGAAGACGACCTGTTTAAAATAGGGGAATGGTGTTCCAACAATCAATTGTTACTAAACCCTGGCAAAACCAAGTTGATGATATTTGGCAGCAGGCAGATGCGTGCAAAATTCCAATTTCGTTACCTTTCCTTTATGGGTAAGGACATTGTCCCTACAGACACCGCCAAAGACCTTGGTGTGACTTTGGATTCTAATTTAACTTACGATGAACATATAATTAAAACCGCTTCCTCGTGCATGTCCCGCCTTGGCCAGATAAACCGTGTCAAGCATGTCTTCGACAAAC TAgcggatttctgtgttggtttgaGCATTATTCCTTCTTTGTTTGTATGCGACGTTACAAGCACCTGTGACTGGCCTCAGGCTTTTCCTTCATGGAAAGATGTCGTAAGGTGGCTGTTTAGCTACTTGTCTGTTTTAAACTTGTGTTCTCTGGTGCTCGACCGTTATATTGCCATCGTAAAGCCTTTTAAATACATAACTTTCATGACTCGATCTCGTGTTATTCAAGTGATAACTTTCTGTTGGATAGTGTCATTTACGTTGGTGGCGTTCAAGACCGCACTTCGGCTTTGCTGTGAGAACCCTCTGACCAGTATCGTTGCAGTTGTGGTTTTAatgatttccatggaaatcgtT